ACTCGGCCTCCTTCGTTCCGAAAACCTTTTGTACTACAGCAAAATACAATAAGAGTTTTGGGGGGTGGGGGCGTGGGGGAGGAGACCCTTTTGCAAAAGGGTCCCTCCCCCACCAAGCATTTCGGTGGTTCGGGCTATACCGTAAAAATTTCCGGTTCTTTCCTGTCCCTGCATTTTTCTTCCAGCATGGCAATAATCTTCAACACGGGCTCCTGGTCGAAAAACTTGGCCTGCTCCGGGCATGCCTTCACACAGGCGCAGCAGCGTATACAGCCTTGATTCACAAGGGCTGGATCGTCCTCACTGATGACCTGCACAGGGCACTGGCTTGCGCAGAGCATGCATTGGGTACATGCCTCTGAAGTTTTCGGGCGAATATCCACCGCAGGGGGCAGTTCCTTGTAAGGATGGTTGCCCGGAACAGCCACCGGCCCGGCATGGCCCGAAAGTATGGCCTGGGCCGTATGGCGGGCGAATTCCCCGGCGAGTTCCATATCCCGGTCGTCGGGTCTGCCCGTGCCAATGGCCGACGCCAGGCTGTGTTCCGCGATAAAGGCCGCAGCCGCCACCACGTCGCAGTTGCGCTTCTGCAACGCATCCACAGCTTCCAGCAAGGCGTCGTCGTAGTGGCGGTTGCCGTAAACGGCCATAACCGCAGCCCGCGCTCCCTTGCCATCAAGTACAGACAGAAAGCCGTCAAGCAGTCGGGGCACACGCCCGGCGTACACAGGAAAAGCCAGAAGCAGCACATCGTCCGGCCCACAGCACAATTTTTTGGCACGCCCTGGAGGGTATGTCAGGTCATGCTCGCAAAGTTCTTTGCCAAGCGCTTGCGCCAGGGGCCATGCCACGGCCAAAGCAAGTTTTTTGCTGCCGTGCGTGGGACTGAAAAAAACAGCGTGCAGTATACCGCTCATGTATGCCTCTCTTGGGTTGCATGACAGCGAATATGGGGCAATTCATGTTCAGATTGCTCTGGCGACGGCCTGGGCAGGCGCCCAACTTGAAGATCAGGCGCAGCGCTTTGCGTCGGTAAACTCCGGAGCGGGCGTCTTCAGCCTTTGGAATATGTATTCCCAAAGGCAAGCGGAGATATGTTCACAGGGGCAGTCCGCTCTGGACTGACCATGGTAAAAGGGCCGGAATATACGTATCCGGCCCTTTTAAAGTGTTGCGAAAAGCTCGGGACGTTACTGTTACCAGCTTTTACCCTTGCTCTGCTCATGACCCACAATACCGCCGGCCAGAGCGCCTACGCCAGCGCCGGCAAGGGCTCCCCAACCAGCCGCGCCGCCGGAAATGGCGGCAATACCGGCACCGCCAAGAGCGCCAAGAGCCGCGCCGCTGGCAACACCCTGCTGGGTCTTGTTCATATTGGTGCAACCAACGCCACTGGCAAGCAAGGCGGCCAGCAGACCTATAATTAAAACTTTTTTCATGGCAATTCTCCTGAAAAGTCCAGTCGTGGCTTGAAAGGCATTGGCCCTATTTCGCGGCAAGACGCGGGGCGATCAGTTCATACCAGATAACACCCATAACCGGACGGTCAAGCTTGTCAGGGTTGGTAGCATACCAGCTGTCCACCAGTTTGCTGATGTCAGCGCGGTTGACGTTGTCAAATGCCTTCATCCAGCCCTTTTCAAAGGGTGACAGGGTGCTGGTAGGCTTTTTGCCCGTTTTGGCGGCTTTTTCCATTATCTTGCCGTTAACAAAGTATTCCACGGTAATGGCCGATTCCACCCCAAGCAGAAAAGCAGCCTTATCGGTTTCAGTCGTTTTTTGCCATACGACGCCTGTAAGCTGTTCAACGGGATTATTATGTGGCACAGCGCTGGCGGCTGTTTCGGCCGCACGCACGGGAGCGCAGGCCAAAACCAGAGCCAGAACCAGCCCAAGGCTCAAAACTGACTTTTTCACTTGAAGCTCCTTGCAGGTTACAGAACAGGCGGGATTAACCGCCGGAAAAAGCACTCATACCAACAGACCAAAAGCGCCAATCGCTATCAGTGCTAGTTCCAGTCTAGTCACAAGAAGACTCTCATATCAAGTCTTTTCCGTCTTATCAGGCTCCGACGGACTCGCCGATGACCTGTCTGAACCGGTTGAACAGGTATTCGCCGTCGTGCGGCCCGGCGGCGGCTTCAGGGTGATACTGCAGGCTCATGACAGGCAGCGTTTTGTGGCGCAAGCCCTCGAGCGTATTGTCGTTAAGATTGATGTGGGTCGCCTCCACATCCTCCACTCCGTCAAGAACCACGTGGAACCCGTGGTTTTGCGAAGAGATTTCGATACGGCCCGTGGTCAGATCCTTGACCGGGTGGTTGCAGCCGTGGTGACCGAACTTGAGTTTGTCGGTGCTGCCGCCGAGCGCATGTCCGATAAGCTGGTGACCAAGGCAAATGCCCGTAACCGGGAACATGCCGATAAGCTCCCGCACCAGGGCTATCTCGTTGGTCAGCGTGGCCGGGTCGCCGGGGCCGTTGGACAGAAACGCCCCCTTGGCGCCGCTGGCCTTGGCCTGAGCCGCGCTGAAACTGGGCGGCACCACCAGAGGTTCAAAACCCGCTTCACACAGACGGCGCAAGATATTCCACTTGATGCCGAAGTCATAAACCAGCAGGGGCAGCCCCGTTCCACGCCAGGCATAACTGCCGTCTTCGGCCAGGGGGGCCTCCTGTACAGCGTTGTCATACCAGGCATAGGGCTTCTGGGCCGCCACAAAGGGCACAAGGTTGCGCCCCTTCATGGGGGGCAGGGCCCTGGCGCGTTCCTGAAGCACGCGCGGGTCCATTTCCTTGGTGGAAATGA
This DNA window, taken from Desulfovibrio sp. 86, encodes the following:
- a CDS encoding 4Fe-4S binding protein — translated: MSGILHAVFFSPTHGSKKLALAVAWPLAQALGKELCEHDLTYPPGRAKKLCCGPDDVLLLAFPVYAGRVPRLLDGFLSVLDGKGARAAVMAVYGNRHYDDALLEAVDALQKRNCDVVAAAAFIAEHSLASAIGTGRPDDRDMELAGEFARHTAQAILSGHAGPVAVPGNHPYKELPPAVDIRPKTSEACTQCMLCASQCPVQVISEDDPALVNQGCIRCCACVKACPEQAKFFDQEPVLKIIAMLEEKCRDRKEPEIFTV
- a CDS encoding glycine zipper domain-containing protein gives rise to the protein MKKVLIIGLLAALLASGVGCTNMNKTQQGVASGAALGALGGAGIAAISGGAAGWGALAGAGVGALAGGIVGHEQSKGKSW
- the carA gene encoding glutamine-hydrolyzing carbamoyl-phosphate synthase small subunit, with amino-acid sequence MKALLVLEDGFTLEGKSFTGEFETGGEVIFTTGMTGYQEVLTDPSYYGQMVCMTYPLIGNYGTNREDMESAGVHCSALLVKECCKKPSNWRSIMSLPAFLKRYETPGMEGLDTRALTLHLRINGAMRGIISTKEMDPRVLQERARALPPMKGRNLVPFVAAQKPYAWYDNAVQEAPLAEDGSYAWRGTGLPLLVYDFGIKWNILRRLCEAGFEPLVVPPSFSAAQAKASGAKGAFLSNGPGDPATLTNEIALVRELIGMFPVTGICLGHQLIGHALGGSTDKLKFGHHGCNHPVKDLTTGRIEISSQNHGFHVVLDGVEDVEATHINLNDNTLEGLRHKTLPVMSLQYHPEAAAGPHDGEYLFNRFRQVIGESVGA